The Antarcticibacterium sp. 1MA-6-2 genome has a window encoding:
- a CDS encoding TolC family protein, with the protein MSQPLSYQFNESESSLGFTTSANSRGWNYGFTARMNIFDGFNQNRNEKVARIQIENTELLVEEQILNLQSQLGIAYQTYLTNISLIELERNNEAIAKENLEITMDKFRIGTIPTIEFRTAQLNYINAVVRRSNAIFQAKLSEINLKEFAGNLML; encoded by the coding sequence TTGTCGCAACCACTAAGCTACCAGTTTAATGAGTCAGAATCTAGTTTAGGATTTACCACCAGTGCCAACTCCCGCGGCTGGAACTATGGTTTTACCGCAAGGATGAACATTTTTGACGGTTTTAACCAGAACAGGAATGAAAAAGTTGCCCGGATCCAAATTGAGAATACCGAGTTACTTGTAGAGGAGCAGATCTTAAATTTGCAATCGCAACTGGGAATAGCTTACCAAACCTACCTTACCAATATTAGTCTTATTGAGCTGGAAAGAAATAATGAGGCTATTGCCAAAGAGAATCTGGAAATTACAATGGACAAATTTAGGATAGGGACTATTCCAACTATAGAATTTAGGACTGCACAATTAAACTATATAAATGCTGTAGTAAGACGCAGTAACGCAATTTTTCAGGCAAAACTTTCAGAAATAAATCTGAAGGAATTCGCAGGAAATCTAATGTTGTAA
- a CDS encoding aldehyde dehydrogenase family protein translates to MRFGGKIKKEELYIEPTIVDQITPEDVLMQEEIFGPILPVMEYTEIDEAINFINSREKPLALYYFGKGNAGEILKKTSSGGAALNDTLMHITNHHLPFGGVGHSGQGNYHGKQSFLAFSHQRAVVKTPTWIDLPFKYAPFKYFKFVKRLL, encoded by the coding sequence TTGCGGTTTGGAGGAAAAATTAAAAAGGAAGAATTGTATATCGAACCCACGATCGTGGATCAAATTACACCGGAAGATGTCCTGATGCAGGAGGAAATTTTTGGACCCATTCTCCCGGTGATGGAGTATACTGAAATTGATGAGGCAATTAATTTTATAAATTCCAGGGAGAAGCCCCTGGCCTTATACTACTTTGGAAAAGGAAATGCCGGGGAAATTTTAAAAAAGACAAGTTCTGGTGGAGCTGCTTTAAATGACACCTTAATGCATATCACAAATCACCATCTCCCATTTGGAGGCGTAGGTCATAGTGGGCAGGGGAATTATCATGGGAAACAGAGTTTTTTGGCTTTTAGTCATCAACGTGCTGTAGTTAAAACCCCCACCTGGATTGATTTACCCTTTAAGTATGCACCCTTCAAATACTTTAAATTTGTAAAACGATTATTGTAA
- a CDS encoding class I SAM-dependent methyltransferase — MDFGCGTGPVASVFLRRQGFSINLYDPFFEDHPEVLKKKYDFIMCCEVMEHFQNPRREFKLLHKLLNPGGKLYCKTSLYREENDFGSWYYKNDPTHVFLYTEDTLKWIRLDFGFTELQIDPKLIIFTK; from the coding sequence TTGGACTTTGGTTGTGGTACAGGCCCGGTAGCTTCAGTCTTTTTAAGAAGACAGGGGTTTTCCATTAATCTTTATGATCCTTTTTTTGAAGATCATCCTGAGGTATTAAAAAAGAAATATGACTTCATTATGTGCTGCGAAGTAATGGAGCATTTCCAAAATCCCCGGCGCGAATTTAAATTATTACACAAGCTTTTAAATCCAGGAGGAAAACTTTACTGTAAAACTTCTTTATATAGAGAAGAAAACGATTTTGGGAGCTGGTATTATAAAAACGATCCAACCCATGTTTTTCTTTATACTGAAGACACTTTAAAATGGATCAGGTTAGATTTTGGGTTTACAGAACTCCAAATAGATCCCAAGCTTATTATTTTTACAAAATAA
- a CDS encoding aldehyde dehydrogenase family protein yields MKKTPIDTIQKIHEEQRKFFGTHRTKETDFRINQLKKFRQVIFDNEERILTALWKDLHKSREEAYLTEIAIVLQEIDLHIKKLEKWSKPKKVPTPVHLRPSSSRIYFEPLGQALIIAPWNYPFQLLMNPLVGAISAGCCAILKPSEFTMNIATVMEDIVKEAFDETYVALVQGGQQVGEALLNLKFDLIFFTGSTRVGKIVMKAAAEFLTPVILELGGKSPCIVDHTANIDLAAKRIVWGKTINAKPNLYRSRLPAGTEICKRSAPSKNRKASARNVRGRH; encoded by the coding sequence ATGAAAAAAACTCCTATAGATACCATTCAGAAAATTCACGAAGAGCAACGAAAATTTTTCGGTACTCATAGAACCAAGGAGACAGACTTCAGGATAAATCAGTTAAAGAAATTCAGGCAGGTCATCTTTGATAATGAAGAAAGGATATTAACTGCACTTTGGAAAGATTTACACAAATCCAGGGAGGAGGCTTATCTTACAGAAATAGCTATCGTTCTTCAGGAAATCGATTTACACATCAAAAAGCTGGAGAAATGGTCAAAGCCGAAAAAAGTACCAACTCCGGTTCATCTCCGCCCATCGTCCAGCAGGATCTATTTTGAACCTTTAGGGCAGGCATTGATCATTGCTCCTTGGAATTACCCTTTTCAACTCCTTATGAATCCTTTAGTAGGAGCAATTTCTGCCGGATGTTGTGCGATATTAAAACCTTCAGAATTTACTATGAATATTGCCACTGTAATGGAAGATATTGTTAAGGAGGCATTCGACGAGACCTACGTAGCACTTGTACAGGGAGGACAACAAGTGGGAGAGGCGTTGCTGAATCTAAAATTTGATCTCATCTTTTTTACCGGAAGCACAAGAGTAGGTAAAATTGTAATGAAAGCAGCAGCCGAATTTCTTACTCCTGTGATCCTCGAGCTGGGAGGAAAAAGTCCCTGTATAGTAGATCATACGGCCAATATTGATCTTGCTGCAAAGAGAATTGTCTGGGGTAAAACAATAAACGCTAAGCCAAACCTGTATCGCTCCCGATTACCTGCTGGTACAGAAATCTGTAAAAGAAGCGCTCCTTCAAAAAATAGAAAAGCATCTGCGAGAAATGTACGGGGACGACATTAG
- a CDS encoding serine hydrolase, whose amino-acid sequence MKNNKFLLLLFLFTSHLIYPQLSSAEIDSLVQEAMNTFKVAGAAVAVVKDGKVVHQKGYGVQSIKTKELSDQKFQFCYCFQY is encoded by the coding sequence ATGAAAAACAACAAATTCCTTCTGCTACTATTTTTATTTACTTCTCATCTAATTTATCCACAACTCTCTTCAGCAGAAATTGATAGTTTGGTACAAGAGGCTATGAATACATTTAAAGTTGCAGGTGCAGCTGTAGCTGTTGTAAAAGACGGAAAAGTAGTTCACCAAAAAGGCTATGGTGTGCAATCTATTAAGACTAAGGAACTTAGTGACCAAAAATTCCAATTTTGCTATTGCTTCCAATACTAA
- a CDS encoding oxygenase MpaB family protein: MGRLFSTVEYGRKIIFSEKEAALRAIDSIAAIHSAVEKKRGAKIPEWAYRDVLFLLIDYSIRSYEVLERELILAEKEEVFDVFNRLGTRMGIKGLPENYRAYEIMREEHLEQDLEYSKLTKDLYKQYRKHLGPMRFQILKEAQTLVSPPRVRELLNFRKVSLLSPVIVVYKLSRFIKLNYIMRDIFLPSEYKKEIRELDSIQINKCPYSNV; encoded by the coding sequence TTGGGAAGACTATTTTCCACGGTTGAATACGGTAGAAAAATAATATTTTCAGAAAAAGAAGCAGCACTTCGCGCGATAGATTCCATAGCCGCAATACATTCCGCAGTAGAAAAAAAACGCGGAGCTAAGATTCCCGAATGGGCTTACAGGGATGTCCTGTTTCTGCTAATTGATTATTCCATCCGCTCCTATGAAGTGTTGGAACGTGAGCTGATTTTAGCTGAAAAAGAGGAAGTTTTTGATGTTTTTAACCGACTTGGAACCAGAATGGGAATAAAAGGATTACCGGAAAACTATCGGGCTTATGAAATAATGAGGGAGGAGCACCTTGAACAGGATCTCGAATACAGCAAACTTACAAAAGATCTATACAAGCAATATCGCAAACATCTCGGGCCAATGCGGTTTCAAATCCTTAAAGAGGCACAGACTCTTGTAAGTCCGCCCAGGGTAAGGGAGTTGTTAAACTTCAGAAAAGTTTCCCTATTAAGTCCTGTAATTGTTGTCTATAAATTAAGCAGATTTATAAAACTGAATTATATAATGAGAGATATTTTCCTTCCTTCCGAATATAAAAAGGAGATCAGGGAACTCGATAGTATTCAAATTAATAAATGCCCCTATTCAAATGTATAA
- a CDS encoding efflux RND transporter periplasmic adaptor subunit produces MKVKYVVFILLAVGFIGLVAYRISNNSESANQGKTGGALAPVKVGGLVLQPREFADNLSLSGSLEANETIEIRSEVSGIVENINFEEGSRVSKGQVLFRVNDQELRAQLAKVQTSEKLASENERRAKLLLEKEAISREEYDMAEADLASAKAESQLMAAQLSKATVRAPFSGIIGLRSISQGTYVTPSTLIAKLVNTDRLKITFSIPEKYSSQVKLGDTISFSTSNSSMEHKAEIYAMEPEVEVSTRTLKMRAVAENAEGKLIPGSFANVFVPLAKVNNALMVPSEALIPIQNGKKIFVSENGKAKEIVVETGARTENLVRVLSGLKPGDTILTSGVMILKNGTPLKVDLRQPVANAQL; encoded by the coding sequence ATGAAAGTCAAATATGTAGTTTTTATTCTCCTTGCTGTTGGTTTTATAGGATTAGTGGCCTATAGGATTTCAAATAACAGTGAAAGTGCAAATCAGGGGAAAACAGGAGGTGCACTAGCTCCGGTTAAGGTTGGAGGCCTGGTCCTGCAGCCGCGAGAATTTGCAGATAATTTATCTCTGTCAGGTTCGCTGGAGGCGAATGAAACTATCGAAATTCGCAGTGAAGTTTCAGGAATTGTTGAAAACATAAATTTTGAGGAGGGGAGCAGGGTCTCGAAAGGACAGGTTCTTTTTCGGGTGAACGATCAGGAATTGAGAGCTCAACTGGCAAAGGTGCAAACTTCAGAAAAACTGGCTTCAGAAAATGAGCGAAGGGCAAAACTGCTTCTGGAGAAAGAAGCTATAAGCAGGGAAGAATATGATATGGCTGAAGCTGATCTTGCATCGGCAAAAGCAGAATCACAGTTAATGGCAGCTCAACTTTCCAAAGCAACTGTACGAGCTCCTTTTTCAGGAATTATAGGTTTGAGATCTATATCGCAAGGTACTTATGTGACTCCTTCTACTCTCATCGCAAAACTTGTGAATACTGACAGGCTGAAAATCACTTTTTCAATTCCTGAAAAATATTCTTCACAGGTGAAATTGGGCGATACCATCTCTTTTTCTACCTCAAACTCTTCAATGGAACACAAGGCAGAAATCTATGCTATGGAACCCGAAGTTGAAGTATCTACAAGGACTCTAAAAATGAGAGCGGTTGCAGAAAATGCTGAAGGAAAATTGATCCCCGGTAGTTTTGCCAATGTTTTCGTCCCTCTGGCTAAAGTAAACAACGCTTTAATGGTTCCTTCAGAAGCATTAATCCCAATCCAAAATGGAAAGAAGATCTTTGTTTCTGAAAACGGAAAAGCAAAGGAGATCGTTGTGGAAACAGGTGCCAGGACAGAAAACCTGGTAAGGGTGCTTTCAGGTCTAAAACCAGGAGACACTATTCTTACTTCCGGAGTAATGATCCTTAAAAATGGAACTCCTCTAAAGGTAGATTTAAGACAACCAGTTGCTAATGCCCAATTGTAA
- a CDS encoding efflux RND transporter permease subunit, with protein MSLSTLSIKRPVLTIVMNIAIVLFGIIGFTYLGVREFPSIDPAIISVRTSYTGANPDIIESQITEPLEKEINSIDGIRNISSTSSQGSSNINIEFNLDKDLEAAANDVRDKVSQAVRKLPQDIDAPPVVSKADADSQPIIAMTVQSKEKNVLELSDYAENVIAPRLQTIPGVSSVQIWGQRRYAMRLWIDPVKLASYGATVSDVRAALSAQNVELPTGKLSGSNTELAVKTIGNLSTVEQFNNIIIRSDGDKLIRFSDVGSAALEAENLETKLSDSGQEMVSMVIIPQPGTNYLDIADAFYEQYEMLQKDLPEDFNLNIAFDNTTFVKKSVTEVVETLAIAIILVILVIYLFFRNWSIALRPLIDIPVSLIATFFIMWIFGFSINVLTLLAIVLATGLVVDDGIVVTENIYKKVEEGMSPIKAAIEGSNEIFFAVISISVTLAAVFLPVIFLEGFVGRLFREFGVVLAAAVLISAFVALTLTPMLNAYLMKPGKQNNSKFYNFTEKYFVKMNNSYAESLRSFMNKKWISFPILGLCLVATVVFYSLLQKETAPYEDRSFISINATAPEGSSYEYMDRYMTELTQLINDSIPEKKVSLIITSPGWGSNSVNSGFGRIALVEPGERERSQEEIANKLTAWTKQYPDARTNVSQSPTIAVNRRGGMPIQYIIQAQNFQQLEEKIPEFMEEVENDPTFSNSDLNLKFNKPEIYVTIDREKAQTMGVSVLDVAQTLQLALSGQRFGYFMMNGKQYQVMGQFDKKDRNAPMDLTSMFVRNRDGLLIQLDNLVTTEEQSSPPTLYHNNRYMSATVSASLAPGKSMGDGIDAMERIREKVLNDSFTTDLGGESRDFVESSSNTMFAFGLALLLIFLLLAAQFESFMDPLIIILTVPMAVAGALFSLWLFGQSWNIFSQIGTVMLIGLVTKNGILIVEFANQLREQGMNKRDAILKASESRLRPILMTSLTIALGALPIAVAFGAASTSRIGMGVVIIGGTMFSLILTLFIIPAVYLMWSREKKHRPEFAELETQVSPEIRRNPEPQFHE; from the coding sequence ATGAGTTTATCTACACTTAGTATTAAGCGTCCCGTGCTCACAATTGTAATGAACATTGCAATTGTGCTTTTTGGGATCATTGGCTTTACCTATCTCGGAGTTCGGGAATTCCCAAGTATTGATCCTGCGATAATTTCGGTACGTACAAGCTATACAGGTGCCAATCCCGATATTATTGAATCCCAGATAACAGAACCTCTTGAAAAGGAGATCAACTCCATAGACGGGATAAGGAATATTAGTTCCACCAGTAGCCAGGGATCCAGCAACATTAACATTGAATTTAATCTTGATAAAGATCTTGAAGCTGCGGCAAATGATGTTCGGGACAAAGTATCGCAAGCAGTACGTAAGCTTCCGCAGGATATAGATGCACCCCCGGTAGTATCTAAAGCTGATGCTGATTCCCAGCCCATCATAGCGATGACGGTTCAGAGCAAGGAGAAGAATGTGCTGGAGCTAAGCGATTATGCCGAAAATGTCATTGCTCCCCGATTACAAACGATACCCGGAGTAAGTAGTGTTCAAATATGGGGACAGCGCAGGTACGCGATGAGGTTGTGGATTGATCCGGTAAAACTGGCTTCATACGGTGCAACAGTAAGCGACGTACGTGCGGCACTGAGTGCACAAAATGTGGAACTGCCAACGGGGAAACTTTCAGGTTCCAATACTGAACTGGCAGTAAAGACTATTGGAAATCTTTCAACAGTTGAACAATTCAATAATATAATAATCCGGTCAGACGGGGATAAACTAATAAGATTTAGTGACGTAGGATCTGCAGCCCTGGAGGCGGAAAATCTAGAGACAAAGCTCAGTGATTCCGGTCAGGAAATGGTTTCTATGGTAATTATTCCCCAGCCGGGGACTAACTACCTCGACATTGCTGATGCTTTTTATGAGCAGTACGAGATGTTGCAGAAAGATCTGCCGGAGGATTTCAATCTTAATATCGCATTCGATAATACAACATTTGTAAAAAAATCTGTAACTGAGGTTGTGGAAACCCTTGCTATTGCTATTATTCTGGTAATCCTGGTGATCTATCTTTTCTTCAGGAACTGGTCAATTGCGTTACGGCCACTAATTGATATTCCGGTGTCTTTAATTGCCACCTTTTTCATTATGTGGATCTTTGGTTTCTCAATCAATGTACTTACACTTTTAGCTATTGTTCTGGCAACGGGTCTGGTGGTAGATGACGGTATCGTGGTCACTGAAAATATTTATAAGAAAGTAGAGGAGGGGATGAGCCCGATCAAAGCAGCAATTGAAGGATCCAACGAGATATTTTTTGCGGTAATTTCTATTTCTGTTACTCTGGCGGCAGTATTCCTTCCGGTAATTTTTCTTGAAGGATTTGTGGGAAGATTATTCCGGGAATTTGGAGTAGTATTAGCGGCTGCAGTTCTTATTTCGGCATTTGTAGCTCTTACTTTGACTCCAATGTTGAACGCATACCTTATGAAACCCGGGAAGCAGAACAACTCCAAATTTTACAATTTTACTGAGAAGTATTTTGTGAAGATGAATAATAGTTATGCTGAATCGCTTCGGTCTTTTATGAATAAGAAGTGGATAAGCTTTCCCATTCTGGGATTATGTTTAGTTGCTACTGTTGTTTTTTACAGTCTGCTTCAGAAGGAAACAGCTCCCTATGAGGACAGAAGTTTTATTAGTATTAATGCGACAGCTCCTGAAGGTTCTTCCTATGAATATATGGATAGGTATATGACTGAGCTTACTCAGCTAATTAATGATTCTATTCCGGAGAAAAAAGTAAGTTTAATAATTACCTCTCCCGGATGGGGATCAAATTCGGTTAACAGTGGCTTTGGAAGAATAGCTCTTGTAGAACCCGGAGAGAGGGAGCGTTCACAGGAAGAAATAGCAAACAAATTAACTGCCTGGACCAAACAATATCCCGATGCAAGGACGAATGTTAGCCAGAGCCCCACTATTGCAGTTAACAGGAGGGGAGGAATGCCTATTCAGTATATTATTCAGGCACAGAATTTCCAGCAACTGGAAGAAAAGATTCCGGAGTTTATGGAAGAAGTGGAGAACGACCCAACTTTTTCAAATTCAGATCTTAATCTGAAGTTCAACAAACCTGAAATATATGTAACAATTGACAGGGAGAAAGCTCAAACAATGGGAGTTTCAGTTCTTGACGTGGCACAAACGCTGCAGCTTGCTTTGAGCGGACAAAGATTCGGATACTTTATGATGAATGGTAAACAGTATCAGGTAATGGGGCAGTTTGATAAAAAAGACAGGAATGCTCCCATGGATCTTACTTCAATGTTTGTGAGAAACAGGGATGGTCTTTTAATTCAGCTGGATAACCTGGTTACAACAGAAGAACAAAGTAGCCCGCCTACTTTATACCACAACAACCGCTATATGAGTGCGACTGTTTCTGCCAGTCTTGCACCAGGAAAGAGTATGGGAGACGGGATAGACGCAATGGAGAGAATAAGAGAAAAAGTGCTGAATGATTCTTTTACTACAGATCTTGGAGGAGAGTCAAGGGATTTTGTGGAAAGTAGTTCCAATACAATGTTTGCTTTTGGACTCGCATTATTGCTAATTTTTCTTCTTCTGGCTGCCCAGTTTGAAAGTTTTATGGATCCACTTATAATTATTCTTACTGTTCCCATGGCAGTAGCGGGAGCTTTATTTAGTCTCTGGCTCTTTGGACAATCCTGGAATATTTTCAGCCAGATTGGAACTGTAATGTTAATAGGCCTTGTGACGAAAAACGGAATTTTAATAGTTGAATTTGCCAATCAATTACGGGAGCAGGGAATGAATAAAAGAGATGCAATTTTAAAGGCATCAGAAAGCCGTCTGCGTCCAATCCTTATGACCAGCTTAACAATCGCACTTGGTGCTCTTCCAATTGCAGTTGCTTTTGGTGCTGCATCGACCAGCCGTATAGGAATGGGAGTTGTAATTATTGGTGGAACAATGTTCTCCCTGATTTTAACCCTTTTCATTATACCTGCAGTGTACTTAATGTGGTCCAGGGAAAAGAAGCACAGGCCAGAATTTGCCGAATTAGAAACTCAAGTAAGCCCGGAAATCAGAAGAAATCCGGAACCCCAGTTCCATGAATAA
- a CDS encoding TolC family protein, whose protein sequence is MNKLLSFSILFLFVFNSQSQELLTVEEAVKIALENNFQIRLASNELEIDQTQVSIGNAGMLPTVGIAGTTNSSIQNSSQTRADGNLIELDDARNNNINYGVVMDWTIFDGFRMFARHDQLQELEKLGEAELQQTILERVSDVMITYYDMVQQQQQLAALDSTLVISEQRLELAQNRFTIGKSSKLEVLNAQVDMNTDRTEMLRQQEQYRNTMIRLNQILARDPQIIFEVIEDFEVDQDLFLPELEAMALQQNPTLQAQVINNNIAKLELKQVKAGRYPSLVATTKLPV, encoded by the coding sequence ATGAATAAATTACTCAGCTTTTCAATATTATTTCTTTTTGTTTTTAATTCTCAATCGCAGGAGCTTTTAACCGTTGAAGAAGCTGTTAAAATTGCTTTGGAAAATAATTTCCAAATTCGGTTAGCTTCCAATGAGCTTGAAATAGACCAAACCCAGGTAAGTATAGGTAACGCTGGAATGTTACCCACTGTGGGCATAGCAGGAACAACAAATAGTAGTATCCAAAATAGTTCACAAACCCGTGCAGATGGCAATCTTATAGAGCTTGATGATGCCCGGAACAACAATATAAACTACGGGGTTGTCATGGACTGGACAATTTTTGACGGGTTCAGGATGTTTGCACGTCATGATCAATTGCAGGAATTGGAGAAACTTGGGGAGGCAGAGTTGCAGCAAACCATACTTGAGAGAGTGAGTGATGTAATGATCACGTACTATGATATGGTACAGCAGCAGCAGCAGCTGGCAGCCCTGGACAGTACACTTGTAATATCAGAACAACGGCTTGAACTTGCGCAAAACAGGTTCACTATCGGGAAATCTTCTAAGCTGGAAGTACTCAATGCGCAGGTGGATATGAATACAGACAGGACCGAGATGTTGCGGCAGCAGGAACAGTATAGAAATACAATGATCCGCCTTAACCAGATCCTCGCCCGGGATCCTCAAATTATTTTTGAAGTAATAGAGGATTTTGAAGTGGACCAGGATCTTTTCCTTCCTGAATTGGAGGCTATGGCCTTACAACAAAATCCCACTTTACAGGCACAGGTAATTAATAATAATATTGCAAAACTGGAACTGAAACAGGTAAAGGCGGGTCGCTATCCCAGTCTTGTCGCAACCACTAAGCTACCAGTTTAA
- a CDS encoding lipopolysaccharide assembly protein LapB: MQLSHNEENNFSLTRFESMLKTNDVLFFDSEEFEDIIHHYLENGKIALAKKAVKMGLAQHPTSTNLKLFKVEILVFEDKLDLADGLLNELHELESSNEEVYIQKANIFSKRDDHQKAIKMLEKALDITMDEADVYSLLGMEYLFLEDFENAKFSFMKCLEADEEDYSALYNIMYCFDFLEQKNEAIEYLNMFLNKNPYCEVAWHQIGKQYFDLKQFDKALTAFDFAIISDDMFIGAYLEKGKVLEKLGKFNEAIENYRITLDLDDPTSFAYLRIGKCFEKLGLEELALEHYSKTVHEDPLLDKGWIAITDFYYRKGNFQKALYYINKAINIDEENVLYWKRYAKINSRLNLFEEAERGYQKTIDLGNYELETWIKRCDILINLGEYETAVQNLLQAVEFYPETAEVEYRLAGLYFNLNEGDKGYFHLNNGLKIDAEYYIIIEELFPKIFSRKSVKEMINSYLKAS; encoded by the coding sequence ATGCAATTAAGTCATAACGAAGAAAACAATTTCTCACTTACACGCTTCGAATCAATGCTTAAGACTAATGACGTTTTATTCTTTGACTCTGAAGAATTTGAGGATATCATTCACCATTATCTTGAAAATGGGAAGATTGCATTAGCTAAAAAAGCCGTTAAGATGGGCCTTGCCCAACATCCTACTTCTACCAACTTAAAACTTTTTAAAGTTGAGATATTAGTATTTGAAGACAAACTGGATCTTGCAGATGGTTTACTTAATGAACTGCACGAACTGGAATCTTCAAATGAAGAGGTTTACATTCAAAAAGCCAATATATTTTCCAAGCGCGATGACCACCAAAAAGCGATTAAGATGCTGGAGAAGGCGCTCGATATAACAATGGATGAGGCAGATGTTTATTCCCTGCTGGGTATGGAATATTTATTTCTTGAAGATTTTGAGAATGCCAAGTTCAGTTTTATGAAATGTTTGGAGGCAGATGAGGAAGATTATTCTGCTCTCTATAATATAATGTATTGCTTTGATTTCCTGGAACAGAAGAACGAAGCAATTGAATACCTCAATATGTTCCTTAACAAGAATCCATACTGCGAAGTTGCCTGGCACCAGATAGGAAAACAATATTTTGACCTTAAACAATTTGACAAAGCACTTACTGCTTTTGATTTTGCTATTATAAGTGATGATATGTTTATTGGTGCATACCTGGAAAAGGGAAAGGTCCTGGAGAAACTTGGTAAGTTTAATGAGGCCATAGAAAATTATCGTATCACTCTGGATCTTGATGACCCAACATCTTTTGCTTATTTAAGAATAGGAAAATGTTTTGAGAAACTTGGTCTTGAAGAACTGGCATTAGAACATTATTCTAAAACAGTTCATGAAGATCCATTACTGGACAAAGGGTGGATCGCTATTACAGATTTTTATTATCGAAAAGGTAACTTTCAAAAAGCACTTTACTATATTAATAAAGCTATTAATATAGATGAGGAAAATGTGCTTTACTGGAAGCGTTATGCTAAAATAAACAGCAGGCTTAATCTTTTTGAAGAGGCCGAACGAGGATACCAAAAAACGATTGACCTGGGAAATTATGAATTGGAAACCTGGATCAAGAGATGTGATATCCTTATTAACCTGGGAGAGTATGAAACGGCTGTCCAAAATTTATTGCAGGCAGTAGAATTTTATCCTGAAACGGCAGAAGTTGAATATCGCCTTGCAGGTTTATATTTTAATTTAAATGAAGGCGACAAAGGCTACTTCCACCTGAATAACGGTTTAAAAATAGACGCTGAATATTATATTATCATAGAAGAATTATTTCCAAAGATCTTTAGCAGAAAAAGTGTTAAGGAAATGATTAATTCTTACCTGAAAGCCTCCTGA
- a CDS encoding SOS response-associated peptidase, which yields MCYRTKLNAKIKDLEKTFDAKFIEPEAHTPREEINAFDFCRTPVITNENPEEINLYHWGLIPQWAKDENIKKMTLNGKIETVTEKPAFRNSVKNRCLILADGYYEWQWLDAKGKNKQKYLIYPKDQKIFAFAGIYSSWIHPENGDLINSYTILTTEANETMAKIHNTKKRMLSSSKKGRS from the coding sequence ATGTGTTACAGGACAAAATTAAATGCTAAAATAAAGGATCTTGAAAAAACCTTTGATGCTAAATTTATTGAACCGGAGGCTCATACTCCCAGAGAGGAGATCAATGCGTTTGACTTCTGCCGAACGCCTGTAATAACTAATGAAAATCCCGAAGAAATAAATTTGTATCACTGGGGATTAATTCCGCAATGGGCGAAGGATGAGAACATAAAGAAAATGACCCTGAATGGCAAAATAGAAACTGTTACAGAAAAACCTGCATTCAGAAACTCTGTAAAAAATCGTTGTCTTATACTTGCTGATGGGTATTATGAATGGCAGTGGCTGGATGCAAAGGGAAAAAATAAACAGAAGTACCTTATTTACCCAAAGGATCAGAAAATATTTGCTTTTGCCGGAATTTATTCCTCATGGATTCATCCTGAAAATGGCGATCTCATCAACTCTTATACAATTCTTACTACCGAAGCCAATGAGACTATGGCTAAAATACATAATACAAAAAAAAGGATGCTTAGTAGTTCTAAGAAAGGAAGATCGTAA
- a CDS encoding DUF2147 domain-containing protein codes for MNFITIILFLFLNNTPDALIGIWLYKEDTSRIEIYKKDGKICGKLISSKNPEFNAGTEILKDFILIEGKWQGKYFLIKKDQWINAMIYQKKNILHFELNYGFINKKFHWYKEAKN; via the coding sequence ATGAATTTTATTACCATTATTTTATTCCTTTTTTTGAACAATACTCCAGATGCGCTCATCGGGATCTGGCTGTATAAAGAAGATACCTCACGGATTGAGATATATAAAAAGGACGGCAAAATTTGCGGAAAATTAATTTCCTCGAAAAACCCTGAATTTAATGCAGGAACAGAAATTTTGAAAGATTTTATATTGATCGAAGGAAAATGGCAGGGAAAGTATTTTCTTATTAAAAAGGATCAATGGATAAATGCGATGATTTATCAGAAAAAGAATATCCTGCATTTTGAATTAAACTATGGCTTCATCAATAAAAAGTTTCACTGGTATAAGGAGGCAAAGAATTGA